One Papaver somniferum cultivar HN1 chromosome 10, ASM357369v1, whole genome shotgun sequence genomic window carries:
- the LOC113316883 gene encoding uncharacterized protein LOC113316883 has product MDHLFEIDNTKTEKINAMRKFKRIKNIANLFRLVEIFLVFMFISWVSTNHLSNLLKCFGEHLHNLSVFVAKPKFVFIVGNAIILTLFAKSGNNSYSSSSSSSFSNGFSETIHHDLYDDFIKNSNRNRAGSKTEVKEEEIVFQDKETVIEEEFNDVLVSKPVSTAINGDVDLMDSNNRGYRRSKSENLKNHGVYEKQSLPKVGRSETEKYRNVEKKKVSRCEDVEMMSNDELRKKVEDFIAKQMRFHREESTTIVLPKTKNGY; this is encoded by the coding sequence AAAACAGAGAAAATTAACGCAATGAGAAAGTTCAAAAGGATTAAAAACATAGCAAATTTGTTTAGATTGGTTGAGATATTCTTAGTTTTCATGTTTATTTCATGGGTTTCAACTAATCATCTTTCTAATCTACTCAAATGTTTTGGTGAGCATTTACATAACCTCTCTGTTTTCGTTGCAAAACCTAAGTTTGTGTTCATAGTTGGTAATGCTATTATCCTTACTCTTTTCGCTAAATCTGGTAACAACTcctattcttcatcatcatcatcaagcttTAGTAACGGGTTTTCGGAAACTATTCATCATGATCTCTACGATGACTTCATCAAGAACAGTAATAGAAACAGAGCTGGCTCCAAAACAGAGGTTAAGGAAGAAGAAATTGTGTTTCAAGATAAAGAAACAGTGATAGAAGAAGAATTTAATGATGTTTTGGTTAGCAAGCCAGTGAGTACTGCCATTAACGGTGATGTGGATTTAATGGATTCTAATAACAGGGGTTATCGACGAAGCAAATCGGAAAATTTGAAGAATCACGGGGTTTATGAGAAACAGAGTTTACCAAAAGTTGGACGATCTGAGACTGAAAAATACCGAAACGTTGAGAAGAAGAAGGTTTCGAGATGTGAAGATGTAGAGATGATGAGCAACGATGAATTGCGGAAGAAAGTAGAGGATTTCATTGCTAAACAAATGAGGTTTCATAGAGAAGAATCCACGACTATCGTTCTTCCAAAAACCAAGAATGGGTATTAA